CGGATCGGATGAGGAGCACCTCGTCGTCCACCACCTGGACCCGGGCGTCACCCGCTCCCAGACCGTCCATCACCGCTCGGGCGTCGGCCACCTCTGCTCCGGGGGCCCGTACCTCGTAGGAGGTTCCGCCCTCGAAGTCCAAGCCCAGGTTCAGCCCACGGATGCCGAAGGAGGCCAGCCCGATCAGGACGGCCACTGTGGAGGCCATGACCGCTCGACGCCACAGGCCGGGGAAGTCGACGGACGACTCGCCGCGGTAGAGGCCCGTCAGCCGGCTCACGAGATCACCTCGGCCGTCGAACCGACGGGGGTAGAGACGGCGCCGCTGGCCGGTAATCCGAAGCGCCGGGGATGCTCGGCGAACCACCGGGTGGTGGCCAGCAGCCGGACCATCGGGCCCATGAAGAAGTAGGTGGCTACCAGGTCCAGCAGCGTGGCTAGGCCCAGGTACAGGGCGAAGCCGCGGACGGCGCCGACGGTCAAGGCCCACAGCAGGCCCGCCCCAATGAGGGAGGCCGTGTTCGCCTTGACGATGGTGGCAAAGGCGATGGGGAAGGCCCGGTCCACTGACGACCGGGCGGTCCGGCCGTCGCGCACGTCCTCCTTGAGGTGCTCGAAGTACACGACGTTGGAGTCGACGGATACACCGATGGCCACGATCATGCCGGTTACCCCGGCCAGGGTGAGGGCCAGGCCCGACTGGGTGCCCAGGTGGGCCACGATGGCCCATAGCAGCGCGCCGGAGATGGCCAGGCTGGTCAGGGCCACCAGGCCCAGGATCCGGTAATACCCGACGATGAACACGGCGACCAGCAGCAGGCCGACCAGGCCGGCCACCACGCCAGCCCGCAGGGAGTCCTCGCCGATGGTGGCCGACACGACCCGGGTGTTCTCCGGCTCCAACTCGACGGGTAGGGCGCCGTAGCGCAGGGCCAGCGACACGTCGTCGGCCTCCTGCTTCTCGAAGCCGCCGGAGATGAGAATGCTGTCGGCCTTGAACTCGGGGGCTCGGATGGACGGAGCGGTCACTACCTGCCCGTCCAGAACGATGGCCAGGCGACCGTTGGTGGCGCCCTCCAGGCGGGGGCACGACGTTTCGCCCACGTAGCAACGGGCGGCGATCTCGTTGAAGCCGTCGATGCCCACTTGGCCGGCTCGGAGGTCCAGGCCGACCTGCCACTGGTAGTCGATGAACAGTGGGTTGGCCTCGGCGATGGCCTCGCCGGTCAGGAGGCTGGGTCCTAGTACGTACCTTGCCCCCGGTGACCCAGTGCGGGCCCCCAGGACCACGAAGTCGGTCGGGTGGTCGTCCTCGGGTGGGGTCACCCCGCCCGGACCCACGGACGGCACGACCTCGCCAGAGTCGAGCAGCGCACAGGACGCCGGTCCGGACGGTGTCGTCCCGGAGGCCTCGGTTGCCCCACCCGGAAAGTTCAGCATGCGGCACACGGGCCGGAACCGCAGCTCGGCCGTCGTTCCGACCAGAGTCAGGGCCCTTTCCTGGTCGTCCACACCGGGCAGCGACACCATCACGCCGGTCTCGGTGCGGGAGATCTCTGGCTCGGCCACGCCCAGGCCGTCGATCCGGTCGCGGATGATCTCGACCGTCTGGTCGAGCATGGCTTCGTCGGTCGGGCCTACGGCGACCAGCCGGACCGAGACGCCGCCCTGGAGGTCTAGGCCGAGTAGCGGTTCATTGCGCCACACCACGGTCAGGACCGAGGCGGCGACGGTCAGCGCGACGATCCCGAGGAGGAGGACGAGCTGGCGACGGGGCATAGGGGAAGGGCGGTCCGGTGGGGTGCGGGGGTCAGTCCTCGATGGGGCCCGTGGGTTCGGTGTCCTCGTCAGTCGCTCCGCCGGGTTCGTTGAAGCGGCGGTCTACGGCGCCTCGCAGGACCTTCAACTCGATGCCCTGGTATACCTCCAGCCACAGGACGTCGTCCTCCGCCTCTTTGACCACGCCGAAGATGCCCGAGTTGAGGACCACCTCGTCGCCGGCCTGGATTGCCGCCACGAGGGCCTGCTGCGCCTTCGCCTTGCGCTGCTGGGGGCGGATCATCAGGACGTACATGAGTCCGAAGATCAGGATGAGCGGGATGAAGCCAGCCATGGGAGTCGTCTTTCGAGAGGGGGCCCGGCGACCGGGTCACCGGTCGGTCGGAGGGGGGTGGGACCCGGGCAGCCTATGCCCGTCGGGTCATCCCCAGACGGCCAGCGTCTCGGCCCGGAAGGCCTCAAACCGGCCCTCCCGGATGGCCGACCGGAGCCGATCTACGAAGTCCAGCAGCCAGGACAGGTTGTGGAGCGTGAGGAGGCGCCGCCCGGTCGGTTCGTCGGTCAGGAGGAGATGCCGGAGGTAGGCCCTCGACCAGGCGGCGGCCGGACTGGCCGGGAAGTCGGGGTCTAGCGGTCGGCCGTCGGTGGAGTGGCGGGCGTTTCGCAGATTTAGCCTTCCGCCGGTAGTCAGGACGGTGCCGTGCCGGGCATGCCGGGTGGGCAGGACGCAGTCGAACATGTCGATCCCCCGGGCCACCACCTCGACCAGCCCAGCCGGGTCGCCCAGGCCCATGAAGTAGCGGGGCTGGTCGGCGGGCAGGATCGCTGTGACAGCGGCCAGCGGCTCCAGCATTTCGTCCCGGGTCTCACCCACGCTGAGCCCCCCGACGGCGTAGCCGTCAAAGCCCACCTCCACCGTCCGCTGGGCGCTCTCGGTCCGGAGCTCTGGGTCGGTTCCCCCTTGGACGATGCCGAACTGGCACTGGCGGGCTGTCGCGTCCGGGTGGTCCAGGAAAGCCCGACGGCCCCGTTCGGCCCAGGCGGCCGTCCGATCGACGGTCTGGCGCAGGACCCGGTCGGTGGCTGGGAGGGCCGGGCAGACGTCGAGCACCATTTGGATGTCGGCCCCCAGGTCGGCTTGCACGTCGGCCGCCCCCTCGGGGGTCAGCAGGTGAGTGGAGCCGTCGTAGGTGGAGCGGAAGGTGGCCCCGGCATCGTCGACCTTCGGTTGGAGGGAGAAGATCTGGTAGCCGCCGCTGTCGGTGAGGGTCAGGCCGTCCCATGCCGCGAAGGCCCCCAGGCCACCCAGGTCGCGTACCACGGCGGCTCCCGGTCGCAGCATCAGGTGGTAGGTGTTGCCCAGGACCACTTCGACACCCAGGGCGGCTAGGTCGGTCGACGAGAGGTGGCGTACCGCTCCCCGGGTGCCGACGGGCATGAAGCACGGTGTGGTGAATGAACCTCCGGGGGTGTCCACCCGGCCGGTCCGGGCACCGCCGTCCATGGCCTCGGTGGTGAGGGTGGCCTTCACCGGGAGATCGCCCCCCGTTTCGCGTCGGCCCGGCCCACGAGCATGGCGTCACCGAAAGAGAGAAATCGGTAGCCCTCTTGGAGGGCTGTTGCGTAGAGGTCCCGCCACCGTGGGCCGGCGAACGCCTCTAGGAGGACCAGCAGGCTGGACCGGGGAAGGTGGAAGTTGGTTAGGAGCACGTCGACCACGGAGAACCCGAACCCGGGACGGATGAACAGGTCGGTCCGGCCGTCCAGGCCGTACCGGGCCGCCGACTCGAGGGCCCGTACGGTGGTCGTGCCTACGGCGATGACCCGCCGGGCGTCCCGGCAGGCCTCCAGGGTGGCCTGCGGGACCTCGTAGTCCTCGCAGTGCATCCGGTGGTCGTCCAGGTCATCGGCGGTGATCGGTCGGAAGGTGTCCAGGCCCACCACCAGCTCGAGGCGTTCGACCCGAGCCCCGGCCGACCGACAGGCCTTAAGCACCCCGTCGGTCAGGTGGAGGCCGGCCGTCGGGGCAGCGGCCGACGCCGGACGGCGGCTGTAGACGGTCTGGTAGCGCTCCGGGTCGTCCAGCGTGGTGGTCAGGTAGGGCGGCACCGGCATCTCCCCGCACCGGTCCAAGGCGTCGGCCAACGGGCCGTCCGAAGACAGCCGGACGTAGCGGCGACCCTCTCCGAGGTCATCGGCCACTTCCACAGCAAGCCCGGGGTCGACGGTCAGGGTGGAGCCAGGGGGCAGCTTCCGGCTGGGTCGGACCAAGGCCTCCCACGTCCCCTCGTCGTCGACGGCCCGGAGCAGTAGGACCTCGGCTGCCCCGCCGGTGGGTCGGACCGCCCGCAGCCGGGCGGGCAGTACACGGGTGTCATTGACTACCAGCACGTCACCCGGGCCGACCAGCGACGGCAGGTCACCGACCGTCCGATGGGCGACCGGTTCGGCCAAGGCGTCCAACAGCCGGGCCGAGGGCCGGTCGGCCAGCGGAATCTGGGCGATCGCCGGATCAGGGAGGTGGTAGGCGAAGTCGTCGGGGCCCATGGACCCCCCAGCCTACGGGTGACTGGGCGACCGGCCCGTGGGCCAGCCTGGCTCAGTCCTCCGGTTCGTCGAATAGGGATCCGGCGGCCTCCGGGGCGCTCGGCGGTCGGTCCATGGCCAGGTGGTCGTAGGCGGCCGGGGTAGCCACCCGACCCTTCGGGGTGCGCAGCAGGAGTCCCCGTTGGATCAGGAACGGCTCGTAGACGTCCTCCACGGTGTCCTCCGGCTCGCTGACGCTGATGGACAGCGTCTTGAGGCCCACCGGGCCCCCGCCGAACCGCCGGCACAGCGCCGAGAGGATTTCCCGGGATGGCTTGTCCAGGCCTAGGGCGTCTACGCCGAAGAAGGCCAGGCCGTCGCGGGCTACCGTCCCGTCGACTACGCCGTCTCGTTCCACCTGGGCGAAGTCCCGGACTTGGCGGAGCAGGCGGTTCCCGATGCGTGGCGTCCCCCGGGACCGTCGGGCAATCTCGGCCGCGCCGTCTTCGTCTAGGTCCACGCCGAGGATCCCGGCGGCCCGGGTCACGATGGTCTGCAGGTCGGCCGGCTCGTAGTAGTCCAGTCGGGCGGTCAGCCCGAACCGGTCGCGCAGCGGGCCGGTGATGAGACCGGTGCGGGTAGTTGCTCCGACCAGGGTGAAGGCCGGCAGCTCCAGCCGGATGGAGCGGGCGGCTGGGCCCTTGCCCAGCACGATGTCCAGCTCGAAGTCCTCCATGGCCGGGTAGAGGACCTCCTCGACGGCCCGGGCTAGGCGGTGGATCTCGTCTATGAACAGGACGTCGCCGGGCTCGAGTTTGGTCAAGATGGCCGCCAGGTCACCGGCCCGCTCCAGGGCCGGGCCGGAGGTGACCTGCAGGTCGGCCTCCATCTCAGCGGCCACGATGTGAGCCAGCGTGGTCTTACCCAGGCCGGGAGGCCCAGCGAACAAGAAGTGGTCGGAGGCCTGGCCGCGGCGACGGGCCGCCTCCAGCATCACGCGGAGGTGTCCCTTCAACTCGGCCTGACCCACGAACTCGGCGAGGCGTCGGGGTCGGAGCCCGCCCTCCACCTCGTCCACTTCGGGGTCCCGATCCGGGGACAGCAGTTCCTCTCGCACGTCCGCTTATCCCCCCTTCTACGCCCGGGCCAGCCGCTGTAGGGCTTCGCGCAGCAGGACCGCCGGGTCGTCTCCGCCCAGGTCCACCAGGACGGAGCGAACCTCGTCCGGCGTGTAACCGAGGCCGCCGAGAGCCTCCTGGACCTCGACCAGGGCGGATCGTCCGGCGCCGGGACCGTCGCCGTTGACCGGTACCCCGTCGATGGGCAGGTCTAGCGAGTTCTTGAGCTCTACCAGCAGCCGGGTGGCCGTCTTCTTGCCGACGCCGGGCACCAGGCAGAGTGCCGCCACGTCGTCGTCGGCCAGCACCCGGGCCAGCTCGACGGGACCGTGGACGCCAAGCACGGCGAGGGCCAGTGACGGCCCGACGCCGTGGGCCGAAAGCAACGCCTCGAAGCAGGAGCGCTCGCTGCGCTCCAGGAACCCGTACAGGGTCTGGTCGGCCTCCCGGATGTGGTGGTGTACGTGGAGGAACACCTCGGCCCCAGTGTCACCTAGGCGCACGGCGGTAGTCGGGGTGACGACCACCCGGTAGCCGACACCTGACACCTCGACGAGCACCTCACCCTCGTCGAAGCGCTCCAGCAGGTACCCCTTCAGCGAGCCGATCACCGAGGCACCGCCTTGGCGGTGGCTCGGGCCACCGCCCGACCGGTCGGCAAGGTGGCCAGGTGGCAGAGGGCGACGGCCACCGCGTCGGCGGCGTCGGACGGGCGGAGCGGGGCATCGATCCCCAACTGGGTACGCACCATCCGTTCCACCTGGTCCTTGTCGGCACCACCCCATCCGGCCACGGCCGACTTGACCTCGTTGGGCGAGTAGAGGGCCACCCCGCAGCCGGCGGCCGCCGCCTCGGCCATCACCACCCCGGAGGCCTGGCCAGTCTGCATGGCCGTGCGGGTGTTGACCTGGAAGAGCACCCGCTCGATGGCCACCTCGTCGGGCCGATATTGGTCGATCAGGCCCCGGACCTCGCGTTGGAGGTCGGCCAGGCGGCGGGGCAGGTCGGAGGTGGTGGGGGTTCGAACCACGCCGGCGGCCTCAGCCCGCAGGGTGCGTCCCTCGCGCGCCACGACGCCGTAACCGCACCGGGTCAGGCCCGGGTCGATCCCCAGAACGAACATGTGTACGACTCTAGCGGTGGCCGTCCCGGAGGTTGGTCACCCCCCCTCCCGCTGTCCGCGACGCCCGTTCCGTCGCCTATCGCAGCGGGGCCGGTCGGGGAACTCAGCCGTCCAGCGAGTCCAGGATCTCGGAAGGGATGTCGAAGTTGGCGTGCACGTCCTGGACGTCGTCGTTGTCGTCCAGCAGGTCCATGACCCGCAGCACGGCCTTGGCCTGCTCCACCGTCCCGATGGCCACCGTGGTGCTGGCCAGCATGGTCACGTCAGCGTTAAGGAACGGCACCTCGGCCTCCTCTAGGGCTTCGCGGACGACCGGTAGGTCGGTTGCCTCACAAGTCAGGCGCCAGGTGCCGTCGTCGTCCACCAGGTCGTCGGCTCCGGCGTCCAGGGCGACCAGCATGATCTCGTCCTCGTCGACGGTCCCGTCCAGCAGGACAACACCCTTGCGCTCGAACTGCCAAGCCACTGAGCCGGGCTCTGCCAGCGAGCCGCCGTTCTTGGTCAGCAACGACCGCACCTCGGAGCCGGTGCGGTTTCGGTTGTCGGTCAGGGTCTCGACGTAGAGCGCAACGCCGTGTGGCGCGTAGCCCTCGTAGGTGATCGTCTCGTAGTCAACGCCCTCCAGCTCGCCAGTCCCCCGCTTGACGGCCCGCTCGATGGTGTCCAGCGGCACCGAGGCGTCGCGGGCCTTCTGGAACATGGTGCGCAGGGTGGGGTTGGAGTCGGGATCGCCGCCGCCCTGGCGGGCCGCCACCTCGACTTGCTTTATGAGCTTGGCGAAGAGCTTCCCCCGCTTGGCGTCGGCAGCGCCCTTCTTGTGCTTGATGGTCGCCCACTTGGAATGACCGGACATGTCTGCTTCCTGTCTCGTTCGTCGGCAGCTGACAATCAGCGGCTGAAGGCCAGGTCCAGGAACCGGGCGTGGATTCGGGCGTCGCCGGACATTTCGGGATGGAAGGACGACACCATGACTGTGCCCTGGAGGCACAGCACGGGGGCCCCATCGACCGTGGCCAGTATTTCGACGTCGTCGCCGACCCGGTCCACCACAGGTGCCCGGATGAAAACCCCGTGGAAGGGCTCGTCTAGGCCGTCGACCTCCAGGTCCTTCTCGAACGAGTCGATCTGGCGTCCGTAGCCGTTGCGTCGGACGTCGAGGTCGATGGCGCCGAAGGACTGCTGGTCGTAGCGACCGTCGGCCAGACGGGTGGCCAGCAGGATCATCCCGGCACATGTCCCGAAGGCCGGCATCCCGTTGGCCAGGCGGTCGGCCACCGGCTGGCGCAGTCCCGACGAGTCCAGCAGCATGGACATGGTCGTGGACTCCCCACCAGGGAGCACCATGGCGTCGACGTCGGCCAGGTCGGCCGGGCAGCGAACCTCGACCGGTGCGGCGCTCAGGGCGACCAGAACTTGCGCGTGCCGGGCGAACGCCCCCTGGAGGGCGAGCACGCCGACCTTCATGCCGGTCCGGCCTACCAGCCCCGGTCGGCGAGCCGGGTCTCGAGCGAGCCCAGCTCCAGGCCCGGCATGGCGTCACCCAGGCCGCGGCTGACCTTGGCCAGCATGGCCGGGTCGGCGAAGTTGGTGGTGGCCTCCACGATGGCCCGGGCCCGGGGGGCTGGATCGTCGCTCTTGAAGATGCCGGAGCCCACGAACACAGCCTGCGCGCCTAGCTGCATGACCAGCGAGGCGTCGGCCGGGGTGGCGATGCCTCCGGCGCAGAACATGGGAACCGGGAGCTCGCCCGTCTCGGCGACCTCCTGGACCAGGGGCAGCGGCGACTGGAGGCGCTTGGCCCAGTCGAACAGCTCCGCCTCGTCGGCCTGGGTGACCTTCCGGATGTCGCCGATGATGGACCGCAGGTGGCGGACGGCCTCCACGATGTTGCCGGTTCCCGCCTCGCCCTTGGAGCGGATCATGCAGGCGCCCTCGGAGATGCGGCGCAGCGCCTCGCCCAGGTTGGTGGCACCGCAGACGAACGGCACGGTGAACGCCCACTTGTCGATGTGGTGGGCCTCGTCGGCCGGGGTGAGGACCTCGCTCTCGTCGACGTAGTCCACGCCGAGGGACTGCAGGATCTGGGCTTCGGCGAAGTGGCCGATCCGGGCCTTGGCCATGACCGGGATGGTCACAGCCTCCTTGATGCCTTCGATCATCTCCGGGTCGGACATGCGGGCTACGCCGCCGTCGCGTCGGATGTCGGCCGGGACCCGCTCGAGGGCCATCACGGCCGAGGCGCCGGCGTCCTCGGCGATTCGGGCCTGGGCGGGGTCAACGACGTCCATGATCACGCCGCCCTTGAGCATCTCGGCCAGGCCCCGCTTCACCAACTGGGTCCCGGTCGCCCTCGTCACGTCGTTCATGGTGCTCAGTCTAGAAGGGAGACCGGTCGGACTCCCCTGCCGGGAACGGCGTCGGAACCCGGGGCGTCAGAACCCGAGCATTGGCCGGCGGAGGACGGTGCCGAAGGCCGATTGATCAATCGGTCAGTTGTGTCACCTGGTCGGGATCCAAGATGGTCGCCTCACCCAAGCGGGCCAGGGCCACCCAGGTGCGGCCGGGCCGAAGGAACACCTCGGCGCCTGTGTCGTCGTCGGCCAGCGTCCAGCGGTCGGCGGCGAACGGTCGGCTCCAGGTCACCCCGGTGACCGTGCCGTCACGGAGCAGCCACCCGTCGCCCGAGCCGGTGGACAGGGCCTGCGGCGACATGAAGTCGGCGGCCGACCTCCGGTAGTCCACGAACAGGACCAGGACGTTGTCGGCGGCCAGTTGGACGCCCAGGTCGTCGAGCAGGGGCACGCCCTGGTGGTACCGAGCCCAGCGGGCGGCACCGTGGCTCCACACCCAGTCGATGGTTCGGCGGGGCGCTGACCACCGGAGGCCCCGGATCGGGATGGCCGAGGCGGGCAGGGGACCGAAGGCGAAGATCGGGTCGGGGGGCGAACCAGTGGAGGCCACGGCCATGGCCGCCGAGTCGACCATGCCGTCGTAGGGCATCTCGGCGCGACCCTCGGCGCGGAAGAAGAAGTGCTGACCGTCCCCGGTGGTGGTCATGCCGACGAAGGTTCCCTGATCGACAGCCGCCTCGACCTCGTTACCCACGCCCTCGTTGCTCCCCCAGTAGGCGAACGTCGGCCGGTCGAGGTTGCCGATGAGGTCGATGTCGCTAGACCGGGCCGAGCGGACGGGACCTACCCGCAGAGGCACCTCACTGTGGTACACGGCCAGGAAGCGGGTCACTCCGTTCTCGATGTGGGCCTCGTACACCACGTCGGCGGCCTCCAGCCCGACGTGGGGCAGGGACCGGGAGTCGTTGTTCCCGACTTTGACGGCCAGGGCTGGACGGCCGCTGGTGCCGTCGGTGGCCGGCAGGCCGGTGAGCGGGTGGACGGCACCCGTCCACCCGCTGATGGTCGTTGTGGTGGCCACCCCCAACGTGGTGGTGGCCGGAACGGTGTCGACCGAGGCCGCCTCAGTGGTGGGAATCTCGACCGCGATGGTGGTCGGCACCACGGTGGTTGTGGGCGCTGGGGCGGCGGTGGTGGGGGCGATGGTGGGCAGCGTCTGTGACGAACCTCCCCCGCCGCAGGCCGAGGCGGTCAGGACGGCACCGAGGATGGGGGCCAGCAGCCGGAGGGAGGTCCGGAGGTCAGGCATTAGCACTCCTCCAGGGCGGCGACCCGGAGGTCGACCGTCGGGTGGATAGATGTCTGGATGTCGGTCCGGCCGTCGGGCTGGAGCAGCCAGAGGCGGGACGTCGAAGACGGCACGTCCACCGTGGCCCCCAGTTCGGCCAGCGCCCGGAGGGCGGACTGCATGCCGGGCGGGAATCTCGTCAGGTCGGCGCCATGGAGGTCGGTGCGGACCATGCGGTCCGGTCCGTCGGACCTGGCGGCCAACCCCAGAGAGGCTCCGGGAATCCGGCCCATGGCGGCGGCCGTGGTTTCGGTCCGCAAGTGGCCGTCGGCGCACCGAACCAGGAGGTGGGCCACCAGGGCCTCCAGTTCGACCAGCCCCAGGCGATCGACGGCCCCGGTGGTCAGGACGATTGACGCTCCGTTGGGGCCGGCCAGAGCCGCAGCGTTGCCGGCCGGTGTGTCGATCACGAAGAGGCCCGGGTGCTCGATGCCGTGGGTGAGGCACAGCCCGTCAACTGTGTTGTGGAGGCGAGGGAACTCGCCGACGAGGGCCGGGCGGGCCGACAGGGATCGCCGCACGGCTCCCGCCGAGCGCCGACCCACCACGATGCCGCCCCCGACGGCCACCACGGCGGCCGCCACCAGCGCCGGCACGGGCCCCAGGCCGACCAGGCGGACCACCGCAGCGACGGCGAGGCCCACCAAGGTGGCCGGTACCAAGGTGGGGCTAGGCAATCGGGGCATGGTTAGGGAGGGCCTCGGAAGGTTTGTGGACGGTGGACCGCCGGCAGGGCGGTCGTCTGGCTGACCAGCATGCTACGCCCACGACCAGTACTCCCGGAGTCCGCTCCGGCACATCCATTGTGGGTGGCGACCGGTCAGCCGATCCGGGCCGCGGTCCGCTCCCCCACCACCTCGGCGTAGGCCTCCAGGTACCGGTCCGCCAGGCGCCGCATCGAGAACTGCTCAGCCCGGGCTCGACCGCTGGCCACCAGGCGGTCGGCTAGGTCGGGATTGCGGAGCACCTTGTCGATGGCCGTGCCCAGGGCTCGTGCGTCGCCTGGTGGCACCAGGAGAGCGTCGTTGCCGCCCTGGGCCACCCGGGAGTAGCCGGGGATGTCGCTGGCCACCACCGGAGTTTCACAGGCCATGCCCTCCAGGAGCACCACGCCGAACGACTCGCCGCGTAGCGACGGGGCACAGAAGACATCAGCGCCACGGATCCGCTCCGTGCGCTCCTCGTCGGAGATCCGACCCAGCCACGAGATGCGGGCGTCGCCAGCCGTTCTGGCCCGTAGGTCCCCGGTCTCCGGGCCGTCGCCGGCCACCCAGAGCCGGACGTCGGGCGGGAGGTGCGACATGGCGTCCAGCAGCACGGTCAGGCCCTTGCGGGGCTCGTGTCGCCCGATGAAGAAGACGGTCGGTCCCTCGGTGGGCCATGGAGCCACCTGGCGACTGCGCTGGACTTCGACCCCGTTGAATAGGACCTCGTACCGGCCACCTAGGGAGTGGGAGGCCATGGCCGCCGCGTCGTCGGAAACGGCGAACGACCGGTCTAAACGGCGGCTTAGCCACCGGACCGGCCGGTTCAACAGGTCGTAGGCCAGACTGCCGCCCGCTGCGTGGAAGGTCCCCACCATGGGAGAGGCGGCCAGGAAGAGGGCCGTGGTGGTTGGGCCGGGGGCCAGCGGCTCGTGCAGGTGGAGGACGTCGAACTCCTCGTCGCGCAGGGCCCGAATGGTGCGCAGGGCACAGGGGACGTCGGGGGCGATGGGGGCCATGGATCCGTTGGCAGCTGTCGGGAGGCTGTCCCCCAGGGGGGTGACGCCGGCGTCAGGGGGTGGGCCGTCGCACGGCCCGAGCACCCGGGTGGGGTGGCCGGAGGCCCGCAGCATGCGGGCCAGACCCAGTACCTGTCCCTGGACGCCTCCCGGCAGGGTCAGGCTGTAGGGGCAGATGAGGCCGATCTGCATGGCCTCGACGCTAGCCGTCCGCTCCAGGGACGGCGTCAGGCTCTGGGCCGCCGGCGATCACCTGGTCCGACGGCCAGTTGGGCTGGAGCATGTGCCACTGTTCGGGGGCCCGGGCGATGAGCACCTCCATCTCGCCGGCGAGATGTTGGGTGACCCGGGCCACGTCGTCGCGAAATCGCCCCTGCCGTTCGGCCGGTATGGCCGGCCGTACCACACCGTGACAGCCGCCCGGGTGGTCGTAGACGGCGATGGGCAGCAGGGGAGCGCCAGTCCGCAGGGCCAGGGTGGCGAGCCCGGCGGGCAGGGTGGTCTGCTCGCCGAAGAACTCCACCTCGACGCCCGCCCCGCCCACGTGGCGGTCGCTGGGCAGGCACACGGCCCGGTTCTCGCGCAGCATGGCTAGCACCTCGGTCCCGGCGCTGGGTCCCAGACCTACCACCTTTATGCCTATCGAGGTCCGGAAGCTCCGGTACCACTCGAAGAGCTCGGGCGGTTCCAAGGCCTCGACCACGCACCCGACAGGAACCTCGTGGTGGAGGACCAACCAGTAGGCAGCCCACTCCCAGCTGCCCATGTGAGGCAGAGCCAGGATTGCTCCGTTGCCGGCTCGGAGCGCTTCGGCGATCCGCTCGTAGCCCTCCTCGCTGAATCCGTCCACGACCTGGGCGGACGTCATGGCCGGGAGGCGAAAGCTATGAAAGTAGTAGTCGGCGTAGGAGGCGAAGACCTCGTCGACGCTGCGTCGCAGCTCGGGACCGGTCGGCCCGTCGGGTCGGACCCGGCGAAGATTCCGTTCCACGATCCGTCGACGGTCGCCGTCCAGGCGGCCGACCAGGCGGCCGATGGCTCGAGCTACGGCGGCTCCCGGGCGGGCCGGGACGATGCGAGCCAGTGCCGAGGCCAGG
Above is a window of Acidimicrobiales bacterium DNA encoding:
- the ruvB gene encoding Holliday junction branch migration DNA helicase RuvB, yielding MREELLSPDRDPEVDEVEGGLRPRRLAEFVGQAELKGHLRVMLEAARRRGQASDHFLFAGPPGLGKTTLAHIVAAEMEADLQVTSGPALERAGDLAAILTKLEPGDVLFIDEIHRLARAVEEVLYPAMEDFELDIVLGKGPAARSIRLELPAFTLVGATTRTGLITGPLRDRFGLTARLDYYEPADLQTIVTRAAGILGVDLDEDGAAEIARRSRGTPRIGNRLLRQVRDFAQVERDGVVDGTVARDGLAFFGVDALGLDKPSREILSALCRRFGGGPVGLKTLSISVSEPEDTVEDVYEPFLIQRGLLLRTPKGRVATPAAYDHLAMDRPPSAPEAAGSLFDEPED
- the ruvA gene encoding Holliday junction branch migration protein RuvA — translated: MIGSLKGYLLERFDEGEVLVEVSGVGYRVVVTPTTAVRLGDTGAEVFLHVHHHIREADQTLYGFLERSERSCFEALLSAHGVGPSLALAVLGVHGPVELARVLADDDVAALCLVPGVGKKTATRLLVELKNSLDLPIDGVPVNGDGPGAGRSALVEVQEALGGLGYTPDEVRSVLVDLGGDDPAVLLREALQRLARA
- the secD gene encoding protein translocase subunit SecD, with the translated sequence MPRRQLVLLLGIVALTVAASVLTVVWRNEPLLGLDLQGGVSVRLVAVGPTDEAMLDQTVEIIRDRIDGLGVAEPEISRTETGVMVSLPGVDDQERALTLVGTTAELRFRPVCRMLNFPGGATEASGTTPSGPASCALLDSGEVVPSVGPGGVTPPEDDHPTDFVVLGARTGSPGARYVLGPSLLTGEAIAEANPLFIDYQWQVGLDLRAGQVGIDGFNEIAARCYVGETSCPRLEGATNGRLAIVLDGQVVTAPSIRAPEFKADSILISGGFEKQEADDVSLALRYGALPVELEPENTRVVSATIGEDSLRAGVVAGLVGLLLVAVFIVGYYRILGLVALTSLAISGALLWAIVAHLGTQSGLALTLAGVTGMIVAIGVSVDSNVVYFEHLKEDVRDGRTARSSVDRAFPIAFATIVKANTASLIGAGLLWALTVGAVRGFALYLGLATLLDLVATYFFMGPMVRLLATTRWFAEHPRRFGLPASGAVSTPVGSTAEVIS
- the yajC gene encoding preprotein translocase subunit YajC — protein: MAGFIPLILIFGLMYVLMIRPQQRKAKAQQALVAAIQAGDEVVLNSGIFGVVKEAEDDVLWLEVYQGIELKVLRGAVDRRFNEPGGATDEDTEPTGPIED
- the queA gene encoding tRNA preQ1(34) S-adenosylmethionine ribosyltransferase-isomerase QueA — its product is MGPDDFAYHLPDPAIAQIPLADRPSARLLDALAEPVAHRTVGDLPSLVGPGDVLVVNDTRVLPARLRAVRPTGGAAEVLLLRAVDDEGTWEALVRPSRKLPPGSTLTVDPGLAVEVADDLGEGRRYVRLSSDGPLADALDRCGEMPVPPYLTTTLDDPERYQTVYSRRPASAAAPTAGLHLTDGVLKACRSAGARVERLELVVGLDTFRPITADDLDDHRMHCEDYEVPQATLEACRDARRVIAVGTTTVRALESAARYGLDGRTDLFIRPGFGFSVVDVLLTNFHLPRSSLLVLLEAFAGPRWRDLYATALQEGYRFLSFGDAMLVGRADAKRGAISR
- the ruvC gene encoding crossover junction endodeoxyribonuclease RuvC, coding for MFVLGIDPGLTRCGYGVVAREGRTLRAEAAGVVRTPTTSDLPRRLADLQREVRGLIDQYRPDEVAIERVLFQVNTRTAMQTGQASGVVMAEAAAAGCGVALYSPNEVKSAVAGWGGADKDQVERMVRTQLGIDAPLRPSDAADAVAVALCHLATLPTGRAVARATAKAVPR
- a CDS encoding YebC/PmpR family DNA-binding transcriptional regulator; the protein is MSGHSKWATIKHKKGAADAKRGKLFAKLIKQVEVAARQGGGDPDSNPTLRTMFQKARDASVPLDTIERAVKRGTGELEGVDYETITYEGYAPHGVALYVETLTDNRNRTGSEVRSLLTKNGGSLAEPGSVAWQFERKGVVLLDGTVDEDEIMLVALDAGADDLVDDDGTWRLTCEATDLPVVREALEEAEVPFLNADVTMLASTTVAIGTVEQAKAVLRVMDLLDDNDDVQDVHANFDIPSEILDSLDG
- the tgt gene encoding tRNA guanosine(34) transglycosylase Tgt — protein: MKATLTTEAMDGGARTGRVDTPGGSFTTPCFMPVGTRGAVRHLSSTDLAALGVEVVLGNTYHLMLRPGAAVVRDLGGLGAFAAWDGLTLTDSGGYQIFSLQPKVDDAGATFRSTYDGSTHLLTPEGAADVQADLGADIQMVLDVCPALPATDRVLRQTVDRTAAWAERGRRAFLDHPDATARQCQFGIVQGGTDPELRTESAQRTVEVGFDGYAVGGLSVGETRDEMLEPLAAVTAILPADQPRYFMGLGDPAGLVEVVARGIDMFDCVLPTRHARHGTVLTTGGRLNLRNARHSTDGRPLDPDFPASPAAAWSRAYLRHLLLTDEPTGRRLLTLHNLSWLLDFVDRLRSAIREGRFEAFRAETLAVWG